In Streptacidiphilus sp. P02-A3a, the DNA window GCCGTCCTGGGCACCGGCGCCGGCCGTGGCGTCGGGCTCCTGTACGTGCTCCTCGGCTGTGCGGTCGCGCTGCTCGGCCTGGTCTGCCTGCGGATCCCGGTGCTCGGCCGCTTCGACCGCGAGGTACCCGACGCACCCGCCGCCGACCTGGTCGGCCTGACCCAGCTCGGGTCGGCCGTGGACGACCCCGCCGAGCCCGGCACAGCTCGCCGATCCCGGCCCTGACGTCGGCCTCGGGCCACGATCCCGCCGCCCGGAGACGGAGCACCATGGAAGGAGCGGGCAACGAGCCGAGGAACGGAGCCAGGAGGCGCATTCCCATGACGACACCCGCAGCCGTCCCCACCCCGCCACCCCACCCGCGGGAGCGCGGCTCGCGTCGACGTGCCGCCCGGGCGCGGCGCGACAGTCCGCTGTGGCGGCGGACCGACCGGCAGCGCGGTCGGCTGCACACCCTGATGGTGCTCGGCCTGGTCACCGCCGTGGTACTGGCGGCACTGGTCGGCGTGCTCTCGTACCGGAGCCAGCGGTCGGACGCCCGGCATGAGGCGGCTGGGCTGCGCCAGGTCCAGGCGGTGGAACTGAGCGACGCGGTGCCGTCGCGGTCCGTGACCACCCCGGGATACACCGCCCAGGTCCGCTGGACCGATCCGACCGGCACGGGTGCCACCCACCAGGCGGCCGCCACCGTCCCGGCGACCGGTACCGTCGGCAGCCGGGTCCCGGTGTGGTTGGACGCCGCCGACCAGATCCGCTCCGCGCCCCCCGCCGCCGGGGTCTCGGCGGCGGACTCGGTCTTCTTCGGCAGCATGACACTGGTCGCCCTGCCACCCTGTGTGGTGATCGCCTGGTATCTCGCCGACCTCCGGCTGGACCGCACCGACCAGCGGAACTGGGAACGCGAATGGCAGCGGGTCGAACCCGAGTGGACCCGGCGGCGCTGACCACCGGAGAGCGCGGACGCTCGGACCTCCTCCGGCGCGTCCCCGGGGGCGCGCACCGGCAGCTCCCACCCCCGCCCCTGCGAATCCGGATACGGTGACGTCCCGGCCCCGTCATCGCCCAGGAGGTCCCACCCGTGAGCTTCACGACGCTCGCTGTGATCTCGTTGGCGGCACTGCTCGGCCCGCTACTGGCGCTGCCGAGGAACTGGCACCTGCCGGTCGTGCTGGGGGAACTGCTGGCCGGGATCGTGCTGGGGCCGACCGTCGTCGGCTACCTGCACGCGGGCGACGCGACCTTCACCTTCCTCGCCGACATCGGCTTCGCCCTGATCATGTTCGTCGCCGGAGCCCACGTCCCGGTACGGGACGCGAACCTGAGGGCGGGACTGCGCGTCGGCACACTGCGCGCCGCAGCCGTGGGGGTACTCGCGGTCGGACCGGCGTTCGCCCTCGCCCGGGGCTTCGGCACCGGGCACACCGCCCTGTACACGGTGCTGATCGCCTCCTCCTCGGCCGCGCTGATCCTGCCCATGATCGACTCCCTGGCCGTGGGCGGCGGACCGGTGCTGGAGATGCTGCCGCAGGTCGCGGTCGCCGACACCGCCTGCATCGTGGCCCTGCCGCTGGTCATCGACCCCGCCCACGCCGCCCGGGCGGCACTCGGCGCGCTGGCGGTCATCGGCTGCGCGCTGGTGCTGTTCGTGGTCCTGCGCCGACTGGAACGCGGCGGGTACCGGCGCAGGCTGCACCGCCTCTCGGAACACCGCCGGTTCGCCCTGGAACTGCGGATCAGCCTGGCGATCCTGTTCGCCCTGGCGGACCTCGCCGCGCGCACCCACGTCTCGATCATGCTGGCCGGGTTCTCCTTCGGCCTCGTGGTGGCGGCCATCGGCGAACCGCGACGGCTGGCCAAGCAGCTGTTCGCGCTGACCGAGGGGTTCCTCGGACCGCTGTTCTTCCTGTGGCTGGGCGCCTCGCTGGACCTGCGCGCACTGGGCCGACACCCGTCCTTCGTGCTGCTCGGCCTGCTCCTGGGAGCCGGAGCGGTCGCCGTGCACGCGGCCATGCGGGCCGCAGGCCAGCCGCTCGCCATCGGCGTGCTGGCCTGCGCCCAACTCGGAGTGCCGGTGGCCGCCGCGACCCTGGGTAACCAACTGAACCTGCTGCGCCCCGGTGAGGCCGCCGCGCTGATGCTGGGCGCGGTGGTCACCATCGCCGCCTCCACCGCCGCCGGGGCGGTGGCCGCCCGCGCCTCCGCCTCCGCGGCGGCAACGGCGGACCCACCGCGGTAGCCCCCCGCCCCCGGCCGGTCGGCCCGTCGCGCCGGGCGTCCGCGCCGAGCCCCCGTACCCGGGGCGGGGCCGCGCTCGGGCCCTCCAGCCCCGCCCGGAGGTCCCTCGCCGCGCGCGGCGGCCACTGCTGGGATGAGATGGGAGACACCCCCTCCACCGAGCCCGTGCCCTTGACCCCCAGGGAGAGAACCATGAAGGCCGCCGTCGTCCGAGACTTCACCGCCCCGCTGGTCATCGAGGACCACCCGGTGCCGCAGCCCGCCCCGCACCAGGTCCGGGTGCGGATAGAAGCCTGCGGACTGTGCCACACCGACATCCACGCCGCCCACGGCGACTGGCCGGTCAAGCCCACCCCGCCGTTCATCCCCGGCCACGAGGGCGTCGGCATCATCGACGCCGTCGGCGACCAGGTCCGACACGTGCGGCTCGGCGACCGGGTCGCCATCCCCTGGCTCGCCGAAGCCTGCGGCCACTGCGACTACTGCGTCACCGGCTGGGAGACCCTGTGCCCGCAGCAGCAGAACAGCGGCTACTCCGTGGACGGCGGCTACGCCGAGTACGCCCTGGCCCACGGCGACTACGTGGTCGCCGTGCCCGAGGGGCTGGACCCCCTCGACGCCGCGCCGCTCACCTGCGCCGGGGTCACCACCTACAAGGCCGTCAAGGTCTCCGGAGCCCGCCCCGGAACCCGGGCGCTGATCTCCGGCATCGGCGGACTGGGCCACCTCGCCCTCCAGTACGCCCGGATCGCCGGAGCGGAGACCATCGCCGTCGACATCACCGACGAGAAGCTCGCGCTGGCCCGCGAACTCGGCGCCGACCACGTCATCGACGCCCGCGGCCAGGACGTCGCCGCCGAGGTCCAGCGGCTCGGCGGCGCCGACACCGCCATCTCCCTGGCCGTCAGCAACACCTCCTTCCAGGACGCCTACGCCTCGCTGCGCCGGGGCGGCACCCTGGTCCTGGTCGCGCTGCCCGCCGACGGAACCCTGGACCTCCCGGTCTTCGACACCGTGCTGAACGGCACCAGGGTGATCGGTTCCATCGTCGGCACCCGACAGGACCTGGCCGAGGTGTTCCGACTGCACAGCCTCGGCCGCACCCGTGTCATCCGCGAGAGCCGTGACCTCGACGACGTCAACACCTGCATCGAGGAGGTACTCGCGGGCAAGGTGTCCGCGCGGCTGGTCTTCGACCTGCGCTGAGGCGAACAGCCCCCTCAGGCGCGCGGCGTGTCCGGGCGCGGGCGCGGGCCGGTCCGCGCCGGGTCAGAGCAGGTCGTTCAGGGCGGGCAGCAGCCTCTTGGCGTTGCGGGTGGTCAGTGTCCGCCAGGTGTCCGGATCCGGCTGCGGCGCGGCGTCGATGGACGCCACCTGGCTCGCGACGCCGGGAGTCGGGGTCCAGCAGTAGTCGCTGCCGTAGAGGACCCGGTCGGTGCCGAAGGCGGCGGTGAGGGCGGGGACCTGGTACGGGAACGGGGTGCCCGCGAGGTCGAACCAGAGTTTGCCCACCTGGTCGGGGATCGGGCCGACCGCGTCGCCGCCGAGGCCGAAACCGCTGCGGAACAGTTCCATGCGCTGGGTGAGCAGCGGGAGGGTGCCGCCGCCGTGCGAGAAGACCCACGGGATGTTCGGGTAGCGGCTGAGCACACCGTTGAAGAGCAGGTCGCTGACGGTGCGGGTGGAGTCGAAGATGAACTCCAGCATCGGGCGCGGGCGGCCCAGCGCCTCGTGGGTGCCGGCCGGCGAGGTGGGGTGGACGAAGACGGGGGTACGGCGGCGGTCCAGTTCGGCGTAGAGCGGCTCGTAGCGCTCGTCGCCGAGATAGACGCCGTGCGCGTTGCTCTCCAGGGTCACGCCGTCGCTGCCGAGGTCGTCCATGGCGCGGGTGAGCTCCGCCAGCGAGCCCTCGACGTCGGGGAAGGGCAGCGAGGCGAAGTGGCCGAAGCGGTGGGGGTGGCGGCGCTTGAGGTCGGCGCCGAAGTCGTTGACGTGGCGGGCCAGCGCCAGGGAGGCCGCGTCGTCGCCTAGGTGGGTGCCCGGTGAGGAGATCGTCATGACCGAGTAGCCGATCCCCCAGTCGTCCATGTCCTTGAGGTGGTCCGTCTCGCTCCACGTCGGCCAGCCGGGCATGCCGTCGGGGTGGACGATACCGGCCTGCTTCGCCGCCGCCACGTACTGCGGCGTGACGAAGTGGGAGTGGACGTCTACGAGGGGGCTGTGCTGGTCGGACATCGGGAACCTTCCGTGCGGTGAAGTGCGGACGACCCGGGCCGAACGGGTGACGGTCCGGCCGTGGGGTGGCGCCGCGTTCTCCCCATCGTAGGAGCGTGCCGGGGTCGCCCGCCCGGTGGAGGCCGCACGGCCGTGGCTGGCGACATCGACGTCGGCGGAGCCGTCGGTCGGTGCTCAGGAGGATGGCAGGGTCCATTCCTGGTTGGAGCCGCCGTTGCAGTCCCAGATGTCCAGTTGGGTGCCTGGGGTGGTGGCACTGGGGCATGGACCTGACAGCGGTGGGATCGATTCTGTTTGGAACTGTTGGCTATTGAGGCACTGGGGCCTGAATCTGTCAATGGCCTGAGCGGCGACTTGGGTGGGGTCCATGGAGATGTTTGATCGTGATGGAATGTCCTGGAGGGCCGAGCTGTCCCGCGCGCCGCCGGTCCCACCCGGTTCCGCAACTCCCATTCCTGCCACATGTGTTGACAAGCCACTGTCACCTCGCCTTTGCTACCGGTAGCCGCCAGGCCGGTCCGGGGCTGATCGTCCGATCAGCCCCGGGGTCGGCTGACCCACACGGACTCCACCCACTCGTCGGCCTTCGTGCCCACCTGTGTGCCCTTGCCCGTCACCACTAGCGACCGGTGGCGGCCACGCTGAAATGACAACGTTGTCATCGACTGCTACCAGCAACCGAGAAGCGAGAGAGCGCCCTATGATCCTCCTGCCAACAGGTCCGCGAAGGCGCCCGGCGCGTCGGCGGCTCACTCCAGTTCTCGCCTTCGCGGTGGTCACCGCGTTAGCGGGCTCCTTCGCGACACCGGCTCAGGCAACTGTGCGCCCCACCAGCCACGCGGCAGCGTCCGGGCTGGTGAGCGACCCGGCCTCATTGGTGAATCCGTTCATCGGCACGACCAACACCGGCGACGACTTCCCGGGCGCGGACGTGCCGTTCGGCATGGTGCAGTGGAGCCCGGACACCCCGTCGCGCCCCGACGGCGGCGGGTACGAGTACAACGACTCGTCGATCACCGGGTTCAGCCTGACCCACCTGTCCGGGCCCGGCTGCGGGGCGGAGGGCGACATCCCGATCCTGCCGACTACGGGCTCGGTCAACACCTCGGCGACGGACTCGTTCTCGCACGCCAACGAGTCGGCCGACGCCGGGGACTACAAGGTCGCACTGGACAACGGGGTGACCACCGAGCTGACCGCAACCACCCGCACCGGCATGGCCGACTTCACGTTTCCCTCGACCAGCCAGGCGAACCTGATCTTCAAGCTGGACGACAGCGCCAACGGCGACTCCGCGACCGACTTCAGCGAGATCAGCGACACCGAGGTTGAGGGGTCGGTGACCTCGGGCGGCTTCTGCGGCCCCGGCAGTTCCGTCTACACCGTGTACTTCGACATGCAGTTCAGCCAACCGTTCGCCACCACGGGCACATTCACGGCCAAGGGTGTCCACGCGGGCGCCAAGAGCCTGTCGATCAAGCAGACCTCACCGGCGGTGAAACCCAGGACCGTCCCCTCGGGTACCCCCGAGAAGGCCAACCACCCGGTCCTGCACGGGTCGCTGCCCGCGAGCTCCGCCCGGGCCAAACCCGCGCTGAGCGGCCCGGACGGCTCCTACCTGACCTTCAACACCACCAGCAACCAGACACTGCTGGCCAAGGTCGGGATCTCCTACGTGTCGAATGCGAACGCGAAGGCGAACCTGGCCCAGGAGGATTCGGGGTGGAACTTCGCCTCGACCCAGGCGTCGGCCCACGCCGCGTGGAACACGGCACTGAACAAGATCCAGGTCGCCGGCGGCACGGCGGCCCAACAGGCGGTCTTCTACACGTCGTTGTACCACTCGCTGCTGCACCCCAACATCGCCAGTGACGACAACGGCCAGTACGTCGGTGTCGACGGAAAGGTGCACACCGTCGACACGGGGCACTCGGCCTGGTACACCAACTTCTCCGGCTGGGACATCTACCGCAGTCAGGCCCAACTCGAAGCGCTGGTCGACCCACAGGCCGCCAGCGATACGGCGCAGTCCATGGTGGACGACTACGCCCAGGACGGCATGCTGCCCAAGTGGCTGCTGGACAGCGGTGAGACCTACGTGATGGTCGGCGATCCGTCCGACGCGATCCTGGCGGACTACCAGGCCTTCGGCGCGACGGACTTCGACACCGCGACGGCCCTGAGCGACATGGCGGCCGAGGCCACGACCACCAACAACGTACGGCCGGGCGGCAGTTACCTGAACACGCCCGGATACCTGCCGCATGACGGCGACTACAGCGGCGACACCAACTTCTACGGACCGATCTCCACGACCCTGGAGTACGACACCGCCGACTTCGCCATCTCCGCGTTCGCCGGTGCGCTGGGCAATACCGGCGATCAGCAGACCTTCGTCAACCGGGCCCAGGACTGGCGCAACGTACTCGACCCCAACAGCGGCTTCGACCAGTCGCGCGACGCCGACGGAGACTGGTTGACCGGGTTCGACCCGACCAGCGGCAACGACTTCGTCGAGGCCGACTCGTGGATCTACACCGGCATGGTGCCCTTCGACCTGGCCGGCCTGATCGCGGCCAAGGGCGGCGACAAGGCGATGAACGACTACCTGAACACCACCCTGAGCAGCTACACGGGCGCCAACGGCTATGCCTGGGTGGGCAACGAGCCCAGCATCGAACTGCCCTGGGAGTACGACTACACCGGTGAGCCCTACCGGACCCAGGGAACCGTGCGGTCGATCCAGGACCAGATCTGGACCGACACGCCCAGTGGACTGGCCGACGGCAACGACGACCTCGGCGCCATGAGCGCGTGGTACGTCTGGTCCGCGCTGGGCATGTTCCCGGAGACCCCGGGCACCGCCACCCTGGCGCTCGGATCGCCGATGTTCACCCAGGCCGTGGTCACCCTGCCGTCCGGCAACACCCTGACGATCAACGGCAACGGTGCCGCCGACAACGCCCCCTACGTGCAGTCGGCGTCCTTCAACGGCACGGCCTGGAACGACGCCTACGCACCCGCCTCGGCGATCACCACCGGCGGTACCCTGAACTACACCCTGGGCACGACGGCGAACACCGCCTGGGCGTCGGCGGCGAACGAGGTGCCGCCCTCCTACGGCGGCAACACGGTGGCGCCGACGAGCCCACGCATCGGCGCGGTCAACTCTGCCGCCGGGGCCAGCCTGTGCCTGGACGACTCGAACTCGTCCACCACCGACGGGAATCCGGTGCAGATCTGGGGCTGCGACGGCACCTACGCCCAGGACTGGACGATCGCGACCGACGGCACCGTCCGTACCCTGGGCAAGTGCCTCGACGCCGCGCACAGCGGTACTGTCAACGGCACCGCCGTCCAGCTCTACAACTGCAACAACAGCGGCGCGCAGCAGTGGACCGCTGGTTCCGGCAACTCCCTGGTGAACCCCGAGTCGGGGCTCTGCCTGGACGACCCGTCGGACTCCAGCACCCAGGGCACCCATCTCCAGCTCTACACCTGCAACGGCACCAGCGCCCAGAACTGGACTCTGCCGGCCGCGCCCACCCCCATCTCTGGCGCCGTCGACGCGAACGTCGGCTCCGGGCTCTGCCTGGACGACAAGTCCGCCGCCACCACCAACAACAACCCCATCGAGATCTGGGGCTGCAACGGCACAGCGGCCCAGCAGTGGACCTACGCGTCGGACGACACGCTGCGGGTGGTGGGGGAGTGCATGGACGTCACCAACAGCGGCACCACGCAGGGGACTCTCATCCAGCTCTACACCTGCAACAACAGCGGCGCG includes these proteins:
- a CDS encoding amidohydrolase family protein, producing the protein MSDQHSPLVDVHSHFVTPQYVAAAKQAGIVHPDGMPGWPTWSETDHLKDMDDWGIGYSVMTISSPGTHLGDDAASLALARHVNDFGADLKRRHPHRFGHFASLPFPDVEGSLAELTRAMDDLGSDGVTLESNAHGVYLGDERYEPLYAELDRRRTPVFVHPTSPAGTHEALGRPRPMLEFIFDSTRTVSDLLFNGVLSRYPNIPWVFSHGGGTLPLLTQRMELFRSGFGLGGDAVGPIPDQVGKLWFDLAGTPFPYQVPALTAAFGTDRVLYGSDYCWTPTPGVASQVASIDAAPQPDPDTWRTLTTRNAKRLLPALNDLL
- a CDS encoding cation:proton antiporter, translating into MSFTTLAVISLAALLGPLLALPRNWHLPVVLGELLAGIVLGPTVVGYLHAGDATFTFLADIGFALIMFVAGAHVPVRDANLRAGLRVGTLRAAAVGVLAVGPAFALARGFGTGHTALYTVLIASSSAALILPMIDSLAVGGGPVLEMLPQVAVADTACIVALPLVIDPAHAARAALGALAVIGCALVLFVVLRRLERGGYRRRLHRLSEHRRFALELRISLAILFALADLAARTHVSIMLAGFSFGLVVAAIGEPRRLAKQLFALTEGFLGPLFFLWLGASLDLRALGRHPSFVLLGLLLGAGAVAVHAAMRAAGQPLAIGVLACAQLGVPVAAATLGNQLNLLRPGEAAALMLGAVVTIAASTAAGAVAARASASAAATADPPR
- the adhP gene encoding alcohol dehydrogenase AdhP, which encodes MKAAVVRDFTAPLVIEDHPVPQPAPHQVRVRIEACGLCHTDIHAAHGDWPVKPTPPFIPGHEGVGIIDAVGDQVRHVRLGDRVAIPWLAEACGHCDYCVTGWETLCPQQQNSGYSVDGGYAEYALAHGDYVVAVPEGLDPLDAAPLTCAGVTTYKAVKVSGARPGTRALISGIGGLGHLALQYARIAGAETIAVDITDEKLALARELGADHVIDARGQDVAAEVQRLGGADTAISLAVSNTSFQDAYASLRRGGTLVLVALPADGTLDLPVFDTVLNGTRVIGSIVGTRQDLAEVFRLHSLGRTRVIRESRDLDDVNTCIEEVLAGKVSARLVFDLR
- a CDS encoding lectin, translating into MSDPASLVNPFIGTTNTGDDFPGADVPFGMVQWSPDTPSRPDGGGYEYNDSSITGFSLTHLSGPGCGAEGDIPILPTTGSVNTSATDSFSHANESADAGDYKVALDNGVTTELTATTRTGMADFTFPSTSQANLIFKLDDSANGDSATDFSEISDTEVEGSVTSGGFCGPGSSVYTVYFDMQFSQPFATTGTFTAKGVHAGAKSLSIKQTSPAVKPRTVPSGTPEKANHPVLHGSLPASSARAKPALSGPDGSYLTFNTTSNQTLLAKVGISYVSNANAKANLAQEDSGWNFASTQASAHAAWNTALNKIQVAGGTAAQQAVFYTSLYHSLLHPNIASDDNGQYVGVDGKVHTVDTGHSAWYTNFSGWDIYRSQAQLEALVDPQAASDTAQSMVDDYAQDGMLPKWLLDSGETYVMVGDPSDAILADYQAFGATDFDTATALSDMAAEATTTNNVRPGGSYLNTPGYLPHDGDYSGDTNFYGPISTTLEYDTADFAISAFAGALGNTGDQQTFVNRAQDWRNVLDPNSGFDQSRDADGDWLTGFDPTSGNDFVEADSWIYTGMVPFDLAGLIAAKGGDKAMNDYLNTTLSSYTGANGYAWVGNEPSIELPWEYDYTGEPYRTQGTVRSIQDQIWTDTPSGLADGNDDLGAMSAWYVWSALGMFPETPGTATLALGSPMFTQAVVTLPSGNTLTINGNGAADNAPYVQSASFNGTAWNDAYAPASAITTGGTLNYTLGTTANTAWASAANEVPPSYGGNTVAPTSPRIGAVNSAAGASLCLDDSNSSTTDGNPVQIWGCDGTYAQDWTIATDGTVRTLGKCLDAAHSGTVNGTAVQLYNCNNSGAQQWTAGSGNSLVNPESGLCLDDPSDSSTQGTHLQLYTCNGTSAQNWTLPAAPTPISGAVDANVGSGLCLDDKSAATTNNNPIEIWGCNGTAAQQWTYASDDTLRVVGECMDVTNSGTTQGTLIQLYTCNNSGAQQWRATSGGQLVNPESGLCLDDPSSSTTAGTQLQLWGCDGTPAQDWTLPS